Proteins encoded together in one Miscanthus floridulus cultivar M001 chromosome 16, ASM1932011v1, whole genome shotgun sequence window:
- the LOC136513869 gene encoding uncharacterized protein, translated as MAAVVNAPATARCSAAGPQLLPPRGAASLFLPSMMRKRATGAAGRLVAVSAVGDVAAEGNTYLIAGAVAVALVGTAFPILFSRKDTCPECDGAGFIRKAGATLRANAARKDQAQIVCPNCNGLGKLGQIDK; from the exons ATGGCTGCCGTCGTCAACGCGCCAGCAACTGCTCGTTGCTCGGCCGCCGGGCCGCAGCTGCTGCCACCACGCGGCGCTGCGTCGTTGTTTCTGCCGTCGATGATGAGGAAGAGGGCGACGGGAGCGGCCGGCCGGCTTGTCGCGGTCTCGGCGGTGGGCGACGTCGCGGCGGAGGGCAACACGTACCTCATCgccggcgcggtggccgtcgcgcTCGTGGGCACGGCCTTCCCCATACTCTTCTCGCGCAAGGACAC GTGCCCGGAGTGCGACGGCGCCGGGTTCATCCGCAAGGCGGGCGCGACGCTGAGGGCGAACGCGGCGAGGAAGGACCAGGCCCAGATCGTCTGCCCCAACTGCAACGGCCTCGGCAAGCTAGGACAGATCGACAAGTAG
- the LOC136513095 gene encoding E3 ubiquitin-protein ligase RDUF2-like, with protein MATPSSPSPSRSPTSSYWCYQCDRFVRAAASASPSPACPSCGGGFLEEMGAPPPRAAYLRRPSAHHHHHVAAASADLRARRGGAGSGATGSRASPFNPVIVLRRSPPTATDAADGSSSPTANPTNTGSSFELFYDDGAGSGLRPLPDSMSDFLMGSGFERLLDQLAQIEAGGLAAARARDAPPASKAAVESMPVVSVGAVHVAADAHCAVCKEPFELGAEAREMPCAHIYHADCILPWLALRNSCPVCRHEMPTDAPRAAGATAAAGATNAGEEETTVGLTIWRLPGGGFAVGRFAGGRRPEERELPVVYTEMDGGFNSGGAPRRISWGSRQAASTDRGTVRSFLRNVFACFGGRGHASSSASRSHAMPELNDDDASDHSAAFSHGSRSRSTSWRLDDGHADAMVQR; from the coding sequence ATGGCGACGCcgtcctccccctccccctcccgctCCCCGACCTCCTCCTACTGGTGCTACCAGTGCGACCGCTTCGTGCGCGCCGCTGCCTCCGCCTCCCCCTCCCCTGCCTGCCCCTCCTGCGGCGGGGGCTTCCTCGAGGAGATGGGCGCGCCGCCACCGCGCGCAGCCTACCTCCGCCGCCCCAgcgcgcaccaccaccaccacgtcgCCGCCGCATCCGCCGACCTCCGCGCCCGCCGCGGCGGCGCTGGCTCCGGCGCCACCGGCTCCCGCGCCTCGCCCTTCAACCCCGTCATCGTGCTCCGCCGCTCCCCTCCCACCGCCACCGACGCCGCCGAcggctcctcctcccccaccgcgAACCCAACCAACACCGGCAGCAGCTTCGAGCTGTTCTACGACGACGGCGCGGGATCGGGCCTGCGCCCGCTGCCCGACAGCATGTCGGACTTCCTCATGGGGTCGGGCTTCGAGCGCCTGCTGGACCAGCTGGCGCAGATCGAGGCGGGCGGGCTAGCGGCGGCGCGTGCCCGCGACGCCCCGCCGGCGTCCAAGGCCGCCGTCGAGTCCATGCCCGTCGTCTCCGTCGGCGCCGTCCACGTCGCCGCCGACGCGCACTGCGCCGTCTGCAAGGAGCCCTTCGAGCTGGGCGCCGAGGCCAGGGAGATGCCCTGCGCGCACATCTACCACGCCGACTGTATCCTCCCCTGGCTCGCGCTCCGTAACTCCTGCCCCGTCTGCCGCCACGAGATGCCCACCGACGCCCCGCGCGCCGCAGGCGCCACGGCCGCCGCTGGCGCCACCAACGCCGGGGAGGAGGAGACTACGGTCGGGCTCACCATCTGGAGGCTGCCCGGCGGCGGGTTCGCAGTCGGGAGGTTCGCCGGCGGGCGGAGGCCCGAGGAGAGGGAGCTGCCGGTCGTGTACACGGAGATGGACGGCGGGTTCAACAGCGGCGGCGCGCCCCGTCGGATCTCGTGGGGGTCCAGGCAGGCCGCGTCCACGGACAGGGGCACCGTCCGCAGCTTCCTCCGCAACGTCTTCGCCTGCTTTGGAGGACGCGGCCACGCCTCCTCTTCGGCGTCAAGGTCGCACGCCATGCCTGAGCTCAACGACGACGAcgcgtctgaccatagtgcagcGTTCAGCCATGGGTCTAGGAGCCGGAGCACCAGCTGGAGGCTCGACGACGGCCATGCCGACGCCATGGTGCAGAGATGA